A genomic region of Dysgonomonadaceae bacterium PH5-43 contains the following coding sequences:
- a CDS encoding O-antigen/teichoic acid export membrane protein (product_source=COG2244; cog=COG2244; pfam=PF14667; superfamily=52440; transmembrane_helix_parts=Inside_1_11,TMhelix_12_31,Outside_32_45,TMhelix_46_68,Inside_69_80,TMhelix_81_103,Outside_104_122,TMhelix_123_145,Inside_146_156,TMhelix_157_175,Outside_176_179,TMhelix_180_202,Inside_203_221,TMhelix_222_239,Outside_240_243,TMhelix_244_266,Inside_267_307,TMhelix_308_330,Outside_331_339,TMhelix_340_362,Inside_363_370,TMhelix_371_393,Outside_394_396,TMhelix_397_419,Inside_420_425,TMhelix_426_448,Outside_449_457,TMhelix_458_477,Inside_478_494) has translation MGIVIRQSIKGSLATYVGTIIGILTTLFIIPKYIGEELLGLTRVLFEAGVLFATIFQLGASSSVIKFFPYFKSKDKHNNGFFFYLIALVTVGFLLFVPAFLILKEPISNFFSEKSPLFVDYLYWVIPLTFFLLYWITFEIYSIVLMRIAIPKFIREIVVRLLLVVVYVLYALGFLNLTGFIVAFICVYGIVMMIAFFYISRIGSVSLKHDSKFITPSLKKDFTSYTSFLLIGSIGSSLVGKIDLFMISAEMSLAWAGIYSIAFYMANVIEIPSRSISAISAPIVAEALNKENYEEAGAFYKKVSLHQLLIGSSLFILIWINLDNAFAIIPNGEVYSSGKWVVLFIGLAKLVEMTFGFGGIMINFSKHYKWNLFFTFFITFVTIAFNALLIPRLGISGAAIATFITYIICFGLQQILVLVTMKVHPYSIGFLKILAVMFVAFGLNYILPTLNNVWIDSIYRTLIVVAVSGTLIYVLNISEEANNLIKSTIKKLKK, from the coding sequence ATGGGAATCGTAATCCGTCAAAGTATAAAAGGAAGTCTGGCTACTTATGTAGGAACAATAATAGGGATATTAACCACCTTATTTATTATACCTAAATACATAGGGGAAGAATTATTAGGGCTTACTCGTGTGCTTTTTGAGGCAGGAGTATTGTTTGCAACTATATTTCAACTTGGAGCTTCTTCTTCTGTAATCAAATTTTTCCCTTACTTCAAATCTAAAGATAAACACAATAATGGCTTCTTTTTCTATCTTATAGCTTTAGTAACCGTCGGATTTTTATTATTTGTTCCAGCTTTTTTAATATTAAAGGAGCCTATCTCTAACTTCTTTTCAGAGAAATCTCCTTTGTTTGTTGATTATCTTTATTGGGTAATTCCACTGACTTTCTTTCTTCTTTATTGGATAACATTTGAAATCTACTCTATAGTGTTGATGCGAATAGCTATTCCTAAATTTATAAGAGAAATAGTGGTAAGATTATTGCTTGTTGTTGTGTATGTGCTTTACGCTTTAGGGTTTCTAAATCTAACCGGATTTATTGTAGCGTTTATATGTGTGTATGGTATAGTTATGATGATAGCTTTCTTTTATATTTCCCGAATAGGTTCGGTGTCATTAAAGCACGACTCTAAGTTTATTACACCATCACTAAAGAAAGATTTTACATCTTATACCTCTTTCCTTTTAATAGGGTCTATAGGTTCTTCTCTTGTTGGCAAGATAGACTTGTTTATGATTAGTGCAGAGATGAGTTTAGCTTGGGCAGGTATTTATTCCATTGCTTTTTATATGGCTAATGTAATAGAAATACCTTCTCGTTCTATATCAGCCATATCAGCGCCCATAGTTGCGGAAGCACTAAACAAGGAAAACTATGAAGAAGCTGGAGCTTTTTATAAGAAGGTGTCTTTGCATCAACTATTGATAGGAAGTTCTCTGTTTATTTTGATATGGATAAATTTAGATAACGCTTTTGCCATTATTCCCAACGGAGAAGTTTATAGTTCAGGTAAATGGGTTGTTCTGTTTATAGGACTGGCAAAGCTGGTAGAAATGACTTTTGGCTTTGGTGGAATTATGATAAATTTCTCAAAACATTATAAGTGGAATCTATTTTTTACTTTCTTTATCACATTTGTTACTATAGCATTCAATGCACTGCTTATACCTCGATTGGGTATTTCGGGAGCTGCAATAGCTACGTTTATTACTTATATTATTTGTTTCGGGCTGCAACAAATACTTGTGCTTGTTACAATGAAAGTGCACCCTTATAGTATAGGTTTCTTGAAAATACTTGCGGTTATGTTTGTAGCTTTCGGTCTAAACTATATTCTTCCTACCTTAAACAATGTATGGATTGATTCTATTTACCGAACATTAATAGTGGTGGCAGTATCGGGTACGCTTATATATGTATTGAATATATCAGAAGAGGCGAATAACTTAATAAAATCAACAATCAAGAAGTTAAAGAAGTAA
- a CDS encoding hypothetical protein (product_source=Hypo-rule applied), translating to MVKIYSFHNKVDYIRCQNKLFKKFITEEYQFFAVNTAESYEDKKLIKEECDREEVSCIELPFLNTHSTPSARNSIPLQWVWDNYIVNDESTTVIMDSDMFLLTPFNFTDFLGDNDIAGVINKRAHIWYPWNGLSIFSGNLPDKNTMNFREGLIDGVYVDVSGNLYHYIQKHSKLKVKNIYDGGFICSKNKNRHLLPDVLKERYEDVFLSQIFGQAFFHIRGGSNWNNSIAFDKKVKFTSFMVEEAMNDKIKFPSTNNYRFIDTDDIKTLEAPIHWTEYTRYVNGKWINATPKRSLIRFVKKLLA from the coding sequence ATGGTTAAAATATACTCTTTTCATAATAAGGTAGATTATATAAGGTGTCAGAATAAACTATTTAAGAAATTTATTACCGAAGAATATCAGTTCTTTGCAGTAAATACTGCCGAAAGTTATGAAGATAAAAAGCTCATAAAGGAAGAATGTGATAGGGAAGAAGTATCTTGCATTGAACTTCCATTCTTAAATACCCATAGTACTCCTTCGGCTCGCAATAGTATTCCTCTTCAATGGGTATGGGATAATTATATTGTTAACGATGAGTCTACAACTGTAATAATGGATTCGGATATGTTTCTTCTTACTCCTTTTAATTTTACAGACTTTCTTGGAGATAATGATATTGCAGGAGTAATTAATAAAAGGGCTCATATATGGTATCCTTGGAATGGATTGTCTATATTCTCAGGTAATTTACCCGACAAAAATACGATGAACTTTAGAGAGGGCTTAATAGATGGAGTATATGTAGATGTATCGGGTAACTTATATCATTATATACAGAAACACTCTAAGTTGAAAGTGAAAAATATTTACGATGGAGGATTTATATGTTCGAAGAATAAAAACAGACATTTACTTCCTGATGTCCTAAAAGAAAGATATGAAGATGTATTTTTATCTCAGATATTTGGGCAGGCTTTCTTTCATATACGAGGAGGCAGTAACTGGAACAACAGCATAGCGTTCGATAAAAAGGTAAAGTTTACCTCGTTTATGGTAGAGGAAGCTATGAACGACAAAATAAAATTCCCATCAACAAATAATTACAGATTTATAGATACCGATGATATCAAAACTTTAGAAGCTCCTATTCACTGGACTGAATATACTCGGTATGTTAATGGTAAATGGATTAATGCAACACCAAAGCGTTCTCTGATTAGATTTGTAAAGAAGTTGCTTGCTTGA
- a CDS encoding 2-polyprenyl-3-methyl-5-hydroxy-6-metoxy-1,4-benzoquinol methylase (product_source=COG2227; cath_funfam=3.40.50.150; cog=COG2227; pfam=PF13489; superfamily=53335), protein MDLVQQEFWDKSYENFDNGTQIPSTSPLISWIDEISSLAINGTCIEIGAFPGGYSNEFGKLGHIISGVDLTPRITELNKTFNNRNYKVGEFKEQNFLDFTPENKYDIVFSVGFIEHFNDYLSIIEKHCDLVNDNGVLFIAVPNFRGKIQYLLHKLMDKDNLAIHNINSMNPDEWEETIRSKGFEIVKKGYIGGFDFWTGSTKKNYLQIAARRLMVFVVNPLLKKILTSPSSSYSPYCGIIAKRNKV, encoded by the coding sequence ATGGATTTAGTACAACAAGAGTTTTGGGATAAATCGTATGAAAACTTTGATAATGGAACTCAAATTCCGTCAACAAGTCCTTTAATATCTTGGATTGACGAAATTTCTTCTTTGGCTATTAATGGTACTTGCATAGAAATAGGAGCTTTCCCTGGAGGATATTCTAATGAGTTTGGAAAACTTGGTCATATAATAAGTGGTGTAGACCTTACTCCTCGTATAACAGAATTAAATAAAACATTCAACAATCGCAATTATAAGGTAGGAGAGTTTAAAGAACAAAACTTCTTAGATTTTACGCCTGAAAACAAATATGATATAGTATTTTCTGTAGGTTTCATCGAACATTTTAACGACTATCTATCAATTATTGAGAAACATTGCGATTTGGTAAACGACAATGGAGTATTGTTTATTGCAGTTCCTAATTTTAGAGGGAAAATACAATATCTTCTACATAAACTAATGGATAAAGATAACTTAGCCATACATAATATAAACTCGATGAATCCTGATGAATGGGAAGAAACAATACGTTCTAAAGGATTTGAAATAGTTAAGAAAGGATATATAGGAGGGTTCGATTTTTGGACAGGTAGCACTAAAAAGAATTATCTTCAAATTGCAGCTCGTCGATTAATGGTTTTTGTGGTTAACCCTCTGTTGAAAAAGATTCTTACAAGCCCCTCTTCTTCTTATTCGCCTTATTGTGGAATTATTGCTAAAAGGAATAAAGTATGA
- a CDS encoding hypothetical protein (product_source=Hypo-rule applied; cath_funfam=3.90.550.10; pfam=PF03414; superfamily=53448) produces the protein MTIGLLYIATGKYSIFWKDFYLTAKKYLFPNVKKKFFVFTDLEDLYADDADVIKIDIPHREWPYSTLLRFEMFLENEKLLKDCDYLLFYNANTIFTEVIEPNEILPNEDDNYLVALSNNDILETDPNKFAYDRNPQSTAYIPYGAGTRYYRGGFNGGRIAEFMELAKTCKCNIDKDEENGVMALWHDESHLNKYLLNRKIKIVGSEYGKAEEWDIPKNAKVIFVDKNRVLESDKLRKFKQGRSSKYSISRFMKKLLKKFS, from the coding sequence ATGACTATAGGATTGTTATATATTGCAACAGGTAAATATTCTATCTTTTGGAAAGATTTTTATCTTACTGCTAAGAAGTACCTATTCCCAAATGTCAAGAAAAAGTTCTTTGTATTTACTGATCTTGAGGATTTATATGCAGATGACGCTGATGTAATAAAGATAGATATTCCTCATAGAGAATGGCCTTATAGCACCTTGCTTCGTTTCGAAATGTTTTTAGAAAATGAAAAACTATTAAAAGATTGCGATTATCTTCTTTTCTATAATGCTAATACTATATTTACAGAGGTTATCGAGCCTAATGAAATCCTTCCCAATGAAGATGATAATTACTTAGTGGCGTTATCTAATAATGATATTCTTGAAACCGATCCTAATAAATTTGCTTATGATCGTAATCCTCAATCAACGGCGTATATACCTTATGGTGCAGGAACTCGATATTATAGAGGTGGTTTTAATGGAGGAAGAATTGCGGAGTTTATGGAACTCGCAAAGACTTGTAAGTGCAATATAGATAAAGATGAGGAGAATGGCGTTATGGCTTTGTGGCACGATGAATCTCATCTAAACAAATATCTACTTAATCGTAAAATAAAAATAGTAGGTTCGGAATATGGAAAGGCTGAAGAATGGGATATTCCGAAGAATGCAAAAGTTATTTTTGTCGATAAAAACAGGGTTTTAGAGTCTGATAAACTGCGTAAATTCAAGCAGGGACGTTCTTCTAAATATTCTATTTCAAGATTTATGAAGAAACTTCTTAAAAAATTCTCTTAG
- a CDS encoding hypothetical protein (product_source=Hypo-rule applied; pfam=PF01531; superfamily=55608): METVVLTGGLGNQMFQYVFYLAKKKRGNACFNSYFVEKEGAHSGYDLYNAFGIEGNNKTPFILKLIRKLIIFEKKKPYKTIASCSLSLLRKLGVNYIVERNHSEYNEDYLIPQKEALYFGYWQTPKYFNDINKLRDIFCFSNINEKNISFVNSIKDKESVAIHIRCGDYLSEDNKNTYGGICTKEYYDKAISLMNADLENVFYVVFSDEPEKAKQILSVDNAVYVDWNTKDRSFEDMYLMSKCKHNIIANSTFSWWGAQLNSNPNKKVIAPKKFLNNYDTPDIYPLDWITI, encoded by the coding sequence ATGGAAACTGTAGTTTTAACAGGTGGATTAGGTAATCAGATGTTTCAATATGTCTTTTATTTGGCAAAGAAAAAGAGAGGAAACGCTTGCTTTAATTCCTATTTTGTTGAAAAAGAAGGTGCTCATAGTGGCTATGATTTGTATAATGCTTTTGGAATAGAAGGAAATAATAAAACTCCATTTATTCTTAAGTTGATAAGAAAACTAATAATATTCGAGAAGAAAAAACCTTATAAAACAATAGCTTCTTGCTCGCTTAGCCTTTTACGAAAATTAGGTGTTAATTACATAGTAGAAAGAAATCATTCGGAATATAATGAAGATTATCTTATTCCTCAAAAAGAAGCGTTGTACTTTGGCTATTGGCAAACCCCTAAATATTTTAACGATATAAATAAGTTGAGAGATATTTTCTGTTTTAGTAATATCAACGAAAAGAATATTTCATTTGTAAACTCTATCAAAGACAAAGAATCTGTGGCTATACATATTCGATGCGGAGATTACTTGTCGGAAGATAACAAAAATACTTACGGAGGAATATGCACTAAGGAATATTATGATAAAGCAATCTCGTTGATGAATGCAGATTTAGAGAATGTCTTTTATGTAGTGTTTTCTGATGAACCGGAGAAAGCAAAACAAATCTTATCCGTAGATAACGCTGTTTATGTAGATTGGAATACAAAGGATCGCTCTTTTGAAGATATGTATCTTATGTCGAAATGTAAACATAATATTATTGCTAATAGCACCTTTAGTTGGTGGGGGGCTCAACTAAACTCAAATCCTAATAAGAAAGTTATTGCTCCTAAAAAGTTTTTGAACAATTACGATACTCCTGATATTTACCCTTTAGATT